Proteins encoded in a region of the Rickettsia tillamookensis genome:
- the dnaG gene encoding DNA primase produces the protein MRVAPEFYEFLRNRINISDVVRQKVALTRKSGNYVGLCPFHQEKTPSFTVSDSKRFFYCFGCKAAGDVIKFTSNISGLSYNESAIKLATDYGIEIPKLTAKQKEFYEESDEILNILELANKFFRTQLTPEILNYLHGRNITEETVKEFSIGFAPKNNKFEKFFHDKNIDIIKLGKAGLIGKRENGEIYNLFSNRITIPIRNIYNKIVGFGGRVLGEGLPKYLNSPETTVFQKSETLYGEHKAISSSYKKNHSILVEGYFDVIALHQAGFSEAVASLGTSVTENHLHKLWRAGDEIILCLDGDNAGIKASIRTINLALPLINSEKKISFIRLPSGLDPDDAVNKNGADFFAKLIDKRISLSEMIWHIEYSGKSFKTAEEKANLEKNLKDYCSKISDSNLKASYYRFFKDQIWQNLVTKQKKATTKNSNLAPIISSHGYSELEMLEHAFCALLVKFPIILEEKDIRDFILNLNFNNKSLEEFRNWYLNEIIDNNVEASEITAIVEKTSFFDIFLLLSKTDNLFLDISFNKNNIRLDLLWQWLHKKYYLINLQQEYAITINSTDNHDFEKVLLYKKEILKIANELQVLNESFINGITN, from the coding sequence ATGAGAGTTGCACCGGAATTTTATGAGTTTTTAAGAAACCGCATTAACATATCTGATGTAGTGCGGCAAAAAGTAGCTTTAACTAGAAAATCCGGTAACTATGTAGGTTTATGTCCTTTCCATCAAGAAAAGACTCCATCTTTTACAGTTAGTGATAGTAAGAGATTTTTCTATTGTTTTGGCTGTAAAGCAGCCGGTGACGTTATAAAATTTACTTCTAATATTAGCGGTTTATCCTATAATGAGTCTGCTATAAAGCTTGCAACCGATTATGGGATAGAGATACCGAAATTAACTGCGAAACAGAAAGAATTTTATGAAGAATCTGATGAAATTCTAAATATTTTAGAACTCGCCAATAAATTTTTCAGGACACAATTAACGCCTGAAATATTAAATTATCTACACGGAAGAAATATTACCGAAGAAACAGTAAAAGAGTTTTCAATAGGCTTCGCTCCGAAGAATAATAAATTTGAAAAGTTTTTTCACGATAAAAATATAGATATTATAAAGCTTGGTAAAGCAGGGCTAATCGGCAAGCGAGAAAACGGTGAAATATATAATTTATTTTCTAACCGTATTACTATTCCAATTAGAAATATTTACAATAAAATTGTAGGCTTTGGCGGTAGGGTACTAGGGGAGGGGCTGCCTAAATACTTGAATTCACCTGAAACTACAGTATTTCAAAAAAGTGAAACTCTATACGGTGAGCATAAAGCGATAAGCAGTAGCTATAAAAAAAATCACTCGATTTTAGTAGAAGGTTATTTTGATGTTATAGCACTACATCAAGCAGGCTTTAGCGAAGCGGTGGCGAGTCTTGGTACTAGCGTTACTGAAAATCATTTACATAAATTATGGCGTGCCGGCGATGAAATTATATTATGTCTTGACGGAGATAATGCAGGTATAAAAGCTAGCATAAGAACTATTAACTTAGCATTACCGCTTATTAATAGTGAAAAGAAAATTTCTTTTATTAGGTTACCAAGCGGACTTGATCCCGACGATGCAGTAAATAAAAACGGTGCTGATTTTTTTGCAAAGCTCATAGATAAAAGAATAAGCCTATCAGAAATGATTTGGCATATTGAGTATAGTGGCAAGAGTTTTAAAACTGCGGAAGAAAAAGCTAATTTAGAGAAAAATTTAAAAGATTACTGCAGTAAAATATCGGATAGTAATTTAAAAGCAAGTTATTACAGGTTTTTTAAAGATCAAATATGGCAAAATTTAGTCACAAAGCAGAAGAAAGCTACAACTAAAAACTCAAATTTGGCTCCTATAATTTCAAGTCACGGCTATTCAGAGCTTGAAATGCTAGAACACGCTTTTTGTGCTTTGTTAGTTAAATTTCCTATAATACTTGAAGAAAAAGATATTAGAGATTTCATCTTAAATTTAAATTTTAATAATAAGTCGCTTGAAGAATTCCGTAATTGGTATTTAAACGAGATTATAGATAATAACGTAGAAGCAAGTGAAATTACTGCAATTGTGGAAAAAACTAGCTTTTTTGATATTTTTTTATTATTATCAAAAACGGATAATTTGTTTTTAGATATCTCATTTAATAAAAATAATATCAGACTGGATTTATTATGGCAGTGGCTACATAAGAAATATTATCTAATAAATTTACAACAAGAATACGCTATTACCATAAACAGTACAGACAATCACGACTTTGAAAAAGTTTTATTATATAAAAAAGAAATTCTGAAGATTGCAAATGAACTTCAAGTTTTAAACGAATCTTTTATTAACGGTATTACTAACTAA
- a CDS encoding diacylglycerol/polyprenol kinase family protein, with the protein MEIKDFDFEKKRKIFHLSAIIFPLLYLFIPRTAITLLLFIITAITLYLDVARHNNAKISEFVTRFFSKVIRPLENNGSFALSGISFMMLGFFLTALLFPKNLVICSWLILIISDCLAALVGVKIGNSLGNGKSIAGSVTFLASAIFISILVYFYLGYNTSFIIIIISCIGATAAEFYSKDLRINDNLSIPLSYCLSTAILSYIL; encoded by the coding sequence ATGGAAATTAAAGATTTTGACTTTGAGAAAAAGCGTAAAATTTTCCACCTATCGGCTATAATATTTCCGTTGCTTTATTTATTTATTCCAAGAACCGCTATTACGTTATTATTATTTATAATAACGGCTATTACATTATATTTAGATGTAGCACGTCATAATAATGCAAAAATTAGCGAATTTGTAACTAGATTTTTTTCAAAAGTTATAAGGCCCCTAGAAAATAACGGTTCTTTTGCTTTAAGCGGCATTAGCTTTATGATGCTCGGTTTTTTCTTAACTGCTCTTCTTTTTCCTAAAAATTTAGTGATTTGTTCATGGTTGATTTTAATTATTTCAGATTGTTTAGCGGCTCTTGTCGGCGTTAAAATAGGAAATAGCTTAGGTAACGGTAAATCTATAGCAGGTTCTGTTACTTTCTTAGCTTCTGCAATTTTTATAAGTATATTAGTGTATTTCTATTTAGGGTACAATACGAGTTTTATTATTATCATTATAAGCTGCATAGGGGCTACGGCAGCTGAATTTTATTCAAAAGATTTAAGAATTAACGATAATTTATCTATACCGCTTTCTTATTGTTTATCTACCGCTATTCTTTCTTATATACTATAA
- the greA gene encoding transcription elongation factor GreA — protein MNTKFPITAKGFEKLEHELKHLKHVERKKISEDIAEAREHGDLSENAEYEAAREKQAFIEGRIKELEDMTARTEIIDIGKLSGDNIKFGATVTLIDDDTEEEVTYIIVGEYEADITRKRVSIASPIAKALIGKSVGDFVEVTTPKGSKSYEVVKVEYKELEF, from the coding sequence ATGAATACAAAATTTCCTATCACCGCTAAAGGTTTTGAAAAATTAGAACACGAGCTTAAACATTTAAAACATGTAGAGCGTAAAAAAATTAGTGAAGATATAGCCGAAGCACGAGAACACGGCGATTTATCCGAGAATGCGGAATATGAAGCGGCACGTGAGAAACAAGCGTTTATAGAAGGGCGTATTAAAGAGCTTGAAGATATGACGGCAAGAACGGAAATTATTGATATTGGTAAATTATCAGGAGATAACATAAAATTCGGAGCTACGGTTACTTTGATCGACGACGATACTGAAGAAGAAGTAACATATATTATTGTAGGAGAATATGAAGCCGATATAACTAGAAAAAGAGTTTCAATCGCCTCTCCTATAGCAAAAGCTTTGATTGGAAAATCGGTAGGTGATTTTGTAGAAGTTACAACACCGAAAGGATCTAAATCATACGAAGTAGTTAAAGTCGAATATAAAGAGCTGGAGTTTTAA
- a CDS encoding NAD(P) transhydrogenase subunit alpha translates to MNQLPIMAKQAAEIAHNTQELSDKLKDLIIDTSWQTNTSTIDPLVFAITIFVLASFVGYYVVWKVTPALHTPLMSITNAISGIIVLSSMIAASSSAFGFPGLLGYFATLLASINIFGGFIVTKRMLEMFKRK, encoded by the coding sequence ATGAACCAATTACCGATAATGGCTAAACAAGCAGCTGAGATTGCCCATAATACTCAAGAATTATCAGATAAATTAAAAGATTTGATAATAGATACTAGTTGGCAAACAAACACAAGTACTATAGACCCGCTAGTATTTGCTATAACCATTTTTGTATTAGCTTCTTTTGTCGGATATTATGTAGTGTGGAAAGTAACGCCTGCACTTCATACTCCACTTATGTCTATTACTAACGCTATTTCAGGTATTATAGTTCTTAGTTCTATGATTGCCGCAAGTAGCTCTGCTTTTGGGTTTCCCGGTTTACTTGGGTATTTTGCAACGCTGCTTGCTTCTATAAATATTTTCGGCGGATTTATAGTGACAAAAAGGATGCTAGAGATGTTTAAGAGGAAGTGA
- a CDS encoding Re/Si-specific NAD(P)(+) transhydrogenase subunit alpha, with the protein MKIVALKEKAKHETRVAITPEVAGLLVKKGYAVTVEKDIGLHASFLDEEYVALGAKISSVPLEIISDAEIILKVQPSSVTDKYGELEFAKKGAIIVGLLSPYLNHEYIKAAAKKNLTTFAMEFVPRITKAQNMDALSSQSNLVGYRAVIEASYHYTKAFPMMMTAAGTISPCKTLVLGIGVAGLQAIATAKRLGSIVAGYDVRAATKEQVESLGAKFVSPELQEDLQDKSGYAHESSEDYKAKQEEFLAKIIKGYDIVITTAQIPGKKAPLLVTEKMLESMKHGSVIVDIATSTGGNVEGSEPDKIVTKHGVTIIGLSNLATKIATDSSKLYSKNLYNFLSYALQDGKFNMDDELVRDMLITKDGKIVSEKIAVIP; encoded by the coding sequence ATGAAAATCGTTGCTTTAAAAGAAAAAGCCAAGCATGAAACACGAGTTGCTATAACGCCTGAAGTAGCAGGATTGCTAGTAAAAAAAGGCTATGCGGTTACGGTAGAAAAAGATATAGGGCTTCATGCCAGTTTTCTTGATGAAGAATATGTTGCTCTAGGTGCTAAAATATCTTCGGTACCACTCGAAATTATTTCCGATGCCGAGATTATATTAAAGGTACAACCTTCATCCGTTACGGATAAATATGGTGAGCTTGAATTTGCAAAAAAAGGAGCAATTATTGTAGGATTATTATCGCCTTATTTAAATCATGAATATATAAAAGCGGCAGCTAAAAAAAACCTTACGACTTTTGCTATGGAATTCGTTCCAAGAATTACTAAAGCTCAAAATATGGACGCTTTATCTTCTCAAAGTAACTTAGTAGGCTATAGAGCGGTAATTGAAGCAAGCTATCATTACACAAAGGCTTTTCCTATGATGATGACGGCAGCAGGGACGATTTCACCGTGTAAAACTTTGGTGCTTGGTATCGGTGTTGCAGGACTCCAAGCTATTGCAACGGCAAAAAGACTCGGTAGCATTGTTGCAGGATATGATGTGAGGGCTGCTACTAAAGAGCAGGTAGAAAGTTTAGGAGCTAAGTTTGTTTCACCGGAACTACAAGAAGATTTGCAGGATAAATCAGGTTATGCTCACGAGAGTTCGGAAGATTACAAAGCTAAACAAGAAGAGTTTTTAGCAAAAATTATTAAAGGATATGATATAGTTATTACTACTGCACAAATTCCGGGAAAAAAAGCACCTCTGCTTGTTACGGAAAAAATGCTAGAATCTATGAAGCACGGCTCAGTGATTGTTGATATAGCAACCTCTACAGGAGGAAATGTGGAAGGTTCAGAACCTGATAAGATCGTTACTAAACACGGTGTTACCATAATAGGTTTATCAAATCTTGCTACTAAAATTGCTACCGATAGCTCAAAACTCTACTCTAAGAATTTATATAATTTTCTTAGTTATGCTCTGCAAGACGGTAAATTTAATATGGATGATGAGTTAGTACGTGATATGTTGATTACTAAAGACGGAAAAATTGTGAGTGAGAAAATTGCTGTCATCCCGTGA
- a CDS encoding outer-membrane lipoprotein carrier protein LolA, translating to MKKIFFLIIIYLFVNSSLAFGTDDKTAISELKTYLHTIKSVAIDFTQEDSHSKIVKGKLLIHKPYNFRCNYYPPFPLVIIGTKNFVSMYDYDMEQVSRINRSENTFNFLLEDNKHFDKDFVFESVINEGNISKITIYHTLTEKRSEITFNKATKQIEALKIFEDNNIVTITFDKIAKVQKFSDDLFKLKNPEIFGPPERLTKSEIEKKYIVS from the coding sequence ATGAAAAAAATATTTTTTCTAATTATTATTTATCTTTTTGTGAATTCAAGCTTAGCATTTGGGACAGATGATAAAACAGCTATTTCGGAGCTAAAAACTTATCTACATACGATAAAATCGGTTGCTATAGATTTTACTCAAGAAGATTCGCATAGTAAAATAGTTAAAGGAAAATTACTAATCCACAAACCTTATAATTTTAGATGTAATTATTATCCTCCTTTCCCTTTAGTTATAATAGGTACTAAAAATTTCGTATCGATGTATGATTATGATATGGAGCAAGTAAGCCGTATTAATAGAAGCGAAAATACATTTAATTTTTTATTAGAAGATAATAAGCATTTTGACAAGGATTTTGTTTTTGAATCGGTAATCAATGAAGGAAATATTTCTAAAATTACTATCTATCATACTTTAACGGAAAAGCGTAGCGAAATTACTTTTAATAAAGCTACTAAACAAATTGAAGCATTAAAAATATTTGAAGATAATAATATAGTCACTATTACTTTTGATAAAATAGCTAAAGTACAAAAATTTTCCGACGATTTGTTTAAATTAAAAAACCCTGAAATATTCGGTCCGCCTGAAAGGTTAACAAAATCGGAAATAGAAAAAAAATATATTGTTTCTTGA
- the dnaX gene encoding DNA polymerase III subunit gamma/tau encodes MTDINSSNQYIPFARKYRPSNFTELQGQEVLVKVLSYTILNDRLTGGYLLTGIRGVGKTTSARIIAKAVNCSALITENTTIKTCEECTNCLSFNNHNHPDIIEIDAASKTSVDDIRRIIESAEYKPLQGKHKIFIIDEVHMLSKGAFNALLKTLEEPPPHIIFIFATTEVQKIPATIISRCQRYDLRRLSFEEIFKLLEYITKQENLKTDIEALRIIAHKSEGSARDAVSILDQAASMSAKSDNIISPQVINQMLGLVDSSVIIEFVECIIHRETEKAINLINKLYGSSVNLEIFIESVADFIAYLNKVKMLPNYSLPIYESFNDRTKNLLDTTNLPYLSILWQIYNKGVGEIKISYNQLTETEMLVIKSIYSTSLPLLADFDGNNQNLNQPINPEIKKNFEIVDFLEYLYKNNEIDIYYFLLNNTELKNLSDNRLELVSLEVTSKIKKQIEDLLAAFTKEKLEIVIIKEQSKQNLKNQLIGKIEVSNDFGLIKKHFPNVTISDILLKN; translated from the coding sequence GTGACAGATATAAATTCATCTAATCAGTATATTCCTTTTGCAAGGAAATATCGTCCTAGTAATTTTACCGAGCTTCAGGGGCAAGAGGTATTAGTCAAAGTTTTAAGCTATACTATTTTAAATGATAGGCTTACCGGAGGCTATCTTTTAACAGGTATTAGAGGGGTCGGTAAAACTACCTCGGCTCGTATTATTGCTAAAGCCGTAAACTGCTCTGCTTTAATTACTGAAAACACGACCATTAAAACATGCGAAGAATGTACGAACTGCCTCAGCTTTAATAATCATAATCACCCCGATATAATTGAAATTGACGCAGCAAGTAAAACTAGCGTAGACGATATACGTAGAATTATAGAATCCGCTGAATATAAACCTCTGCAAGGTAAACATAAAATCTTCATCATTGATGAGGTGCATATGCTCTCTAAAGGAGCGTTTAATGCACTTCTTAAGACTTTAGAAGAACCGCCGCCTCATATAATATTTATCTTTGCAACGACGGAAGTACAAAAGATACCTGCAACTATTATCTCAAGATGTCAACGTTATGATTTAAGGCGGTTGAGTTTTGAAGAGATTTTTAAGCTACTTGAATATATAACTAAGCAGGAAAATTTAAAAACCGATATAGAGGCCCTTAGAATTATAGCTCATAAGTCTGAAGGGTCGGCACGTGATGCAGTATCTATTTTAGATCAAGCAGCTAGTATGTCGGCGAAATCCGATAATATAATTAGCCCTCAAGTAATTAATCAAATGCTTGGGCTTGTTGATAGTTCGGTTATAATAGAATTTGTCGAATGTATTATCCACAGAGAGACGGAAAAAGCTATAAATTTAATAAATAAACTTTACGGTTCTTCGGTTAATCTTGAGATTTTTATAGAATCGGTAGCAGATTTTATTGCTTATCTTAATAAAGTAAAAATGTTACCTAATTATAGTTTGCCGATATATGAATCGTTTAATGATAGAACTAAAAACCTACTAGATACAACCAACTTGCCGTATTTATCAATCTTATGGCAAATATATAATAAGGGAGTAGGAGAAATAAAAATTTCCTATAATCAACTAACAGAAACGGAAATGTTAGTTATAAAATCTATATATTCGACATCGCTACCCTTGCTTGCAGATTTTGACGGTAATAATCAAAATTTAAATCAACCAATTAATCCAGAAATAAAAAAAAATTTTGAAATTGTAGATTTTCTTGAATATCTATATAAAAATAATGAGATAGATATATATTACTTCCTGCTTAATAACACAGAACTTAAAAATCTCAGTGATAATAGATTAGAACTCGTAAGCCTTGAAGTTACAAGCAAAATAAAAAAACAAATAGAAGATTTGTTAGCTGCTTTTACTAAAGAAAAGCTTGAGATAGTAATCATAAAGGAACAGAGCAAGCAAAATTTAAAGAATCAGTTAATAGGTAAGATTGAAGTAAGTAATGATTTTGGTTTAATTAAAAAACATTTTCCTAATGTAACAATTTCAGATATATTACTTAAAAATTAA
- a CDS encoding YbaB/EbfC family nucleoid-associated protein: protein MVNFNQFLKQAQSMQKKMQEAQEQMANARYTGKAGGGLVEVIATGKGEVEKITIDESLLKPEEKEMLEDLIKVAFNDAKQKCDEDSQNSLSGALNGMSLPPGFKMPF from the coding sequence ATGGTAAATTTTAATCAGTTTTTAAAGCAAGCCCAATCAATGCAAAAGAAAATGCAAGAAGCTCAAGAGCAAATGGCAAATGCAAGATATACCGGTAAAGCCGGCGGCGGGCTCGTTGAGGTTATTGCAACAGGCAAAGGTGAAGTTGAAAAGATTACAATTGATGAATCTTTATTAAAACCAGAAGAAAAAGAAATGCTTGAGGATTTAATTAAAGTTGCTTTTAACGATGCTAAACAAAAATGTGATGAAGATTCTCAAAATTCTTTATCAGGAGCTTTAAACGGTATGAGCTTACCGCCTGGTTTCAAAATGCCGTTTTAA
- a CDS encoding TIGR02281 family clan AA aspartic protease: MNKKLIKISFIICSTVIVTGLLYKYINQHYPKFFKEPQNIGSFCASLLILFSIIYSTISQNEVRKFCLQLAMWAAIFLVIITGYAFRFELNYAYHRVMSALIPSYKWSTEVGEIIIARSGDGHFYINAFVNNVKIKFMVDTGASDIALTKEDAQKLGFDLTKLKYTRTYLTANGENKAAPITLNSVVIGTEFKNIKGHVGLGDLDISLLGMSLLERFKGFRIYKDLLILNY, from the coding sequence ATGAATAAAAAACTTATAAAAATAAGTTTTATAATTTGCAGCACCGTAATTGTAACCGGTTTATTATACAAATATATCAATCAGCATTATCCGAAATTTTTTAAAGAACCGCAAAATATAGGAAGTTTTTGTGCGTCGTTATTAATATTATTTAGTATAATTTACAGTACTATTAGCCAAAATGAAGTGCGTAAATTTTGTTTGCAATTAGCAATGTGGGCAGCAATTTTTTTAGTTATAATAACCGGTTATGCTTTTAGGTTTGAGCTGAACTATGCTTATCATAGGGTAATGTCTGCTTTAATTCCATCATATAAATGGTCTACCGAAGTCGGAGAAATTATTATAGCTCGTAGCGGGGACGGGCATTTTTATATCAATGCTTTTGTAAATAACGTTAAGATAAAATTTATGGTAGATACTGGTGCAAGTGATATAGCTTTAACTAAAGAGGATGCTCAAAAATTAGGCTTTGACTTAACTAAATTAAAATATACTAGAACTTATCTAACAGCTAACGGCGAAAATAAAGCTGCCCCTATAACCTTAAATAGTGTAGTAATCGGTACGGAATTTAAGAACATCAAAGGACATGTAGGTCTAGGTGACCTGGATATTTCACTGCTTGGTATGTCGCTACTTGAGCGTTTCAAAGGTTTCAGAATTTATAAGGATTTATTGATTTTGAATTATTAG
- a CDS encoding serine hydrolase domain-containing protein, with amino-acid sequence MNKKLILFFSIISLLLCSTVFAQTRVELPQKLKNFIKKLELQKDELQGGAIAILYKGEVIYKTTFGNQKGNSGVITDKTLFPLASVSKAVSATAIALMVDQGSLDFDEKFKLPYLKNTISLNNILSHTTGYQFSGNIEIEQGMSRSKLLTLLKKQQASCKPGQCYKYSNTVFSLLEEALNCKKSSLNAAIDNLRTTLKTQDIQILPLEPNIQLAYPHSKAIIDGQEVITLLPFPPYYPKTVPASAGIFASIDGMIEIFKLSFGYKPNLISKSTLDRMYKIVKSNKDVFGFKWQPIWPIDQKMIESYYALGWRILKVKGRSNKDLIFHSGYINGINSFIGFIPSEELGIIILVNQEGSFPLKNGLGLWFDYID; translated from the coding sequence ATGAATAAAAAGCTTATCTTATTTTTTAGTATAATATCATTATTGTTATGTTCTACAGTCTTTGCACAGACACGAGTAGAATTACCGCAAAAACTAAAAAATTTTATTAAAAAGCTCGAATTGCAAAAAGACGAATTACAAGGAGGAGCAATTGCAATTTTATACAAAGGTGAAGTTATTTATAAAACAACGTTTGGAAATCAAAAAGGTAATAGCGGAGTTATTACGGATAAAACTTTATTTCCGTTAGCATCGGTTTCAAAAGCTGTTTCAGCAACGGCAATTGCATTAATGGTAGATCAAGGAAGTTTAGATTTTGATGAAAAATTCAAATTACCATACTTAAAAAATACTATTAGTCTTAATAATATTTTAAGCCATACAACAGGTTATCAATTCTCAGGAAATATTGAAATTGAGCAAGGAATGAGTCGCTCAAAGCTTTTAACGCTGCTAAAAAAACAACAAGCTAGTTGTAAACCCGGACAATGTTATAAATATAGTAACACTGTTTTCAGCTTGCTTGAAGAAGCTTTAAATTGTAAAAAATCAAGCTTAAATGCTGCAATAGATAATTTGCGTACAACGCTTAAAACGCAAGATATACAAATATTACCGCTAGAGCCGAATATACAACTTGCTTATCCGCATTCTAAAGCAATAATAGACGGACAAGAGGTAATAACATTACTGCCGTTTCCGCCTTATTACCCAAAGACGGTACCTGCATCTGCCGGTATTTTTGCATCGATAGATGGAATGATTGAAATATTCAAACTTAGTTTTGGTTATAAACCGAATCTTATTTCTAAAAGTACTTTAGATCGTATGTATAAAATAGTAAAATCAAACAAAGATGTTTTTGGATTTAAATGGCAACCGATTTGGCCTATTGATCAAAAAATGATCGAGTCATATTATGCTCTTGGATGGCGTATTCTTAAAGTAAAAGGACGCTCAAATAAGGATTTAATTTTTCACTCAGGCTATATTAACGGTATTAATTCTTTTATTGGTTTTATACCCTCAGAAGAACTTGGAATTATTATTCTAGTGAACCAAGAAGGTAGTTTTCCACTTAAAAATGGGCTGGGACTTTGGTTTGATTATATAGATTAA
- a CDS encoding type II toxin-antitoxin system RelE family toxin, producing MTYSLEFIPIARKEWDKLGSTIKEQFKKKLSERLKSPHVPKDAVNGGNNLYKIKLRSVGYRLVYEVDDKRIIVLVLAIGKRNRNEVYNKLFSRI from the coding sequence ATGACTTATAGTCTAGAATTTATTCCTATTGCCAGAAAAGAATGGGATAAGTTAGGTTCTACAATAAAAGAGCAGTTTAAAAAGAAGTTATCAGAGAGACTTAAATCACCCCACGTACCCAAAGATGCAGTAAACGGTGGAAATAACTTATATAAAATAAAGTTGAGGTCAGTCGGTTACCGACTAGTGTATGAAGTAGATGATAAGCGTATAATAGTACTTGTACTTGCTATTGGAAAAAGAAATCGGAATGAAGTGTATAACAAATTATTTTCTCGTATTTAA
- a CDS encoding type II toxin-antitoxin system Phd/YefM family antitoxin, which produces MEHIYANLTVSISEFKKSPTALLDKASGEPVALLNHNKPTAYLISAELYARIIEALDDNYLLELSKTRLKDKKEAIKVDINDL; this is translated from the coding sequence ATGGAACATATTTATGCAAATCTAACAGTTAGTATCTCTGAATTTAAAAAAAGTCCTACCGCATTATTAGATAAGGCAAGCGGTGAGCCTGTTGCCTTATTAAATCATAATAAACCGACTGCTTATTTAATTTCCGCTGAATTATATGCAAGAATCATTGAAGCTTTAGATGATAATTATTTATTAGAGCTTTCTAAAACTAGATTAAAAGATAAAAAGGAAGCAATCAAGGTTGATATAAATGACTTATAG
- a CDS encoding amino acid ABC transporter ATP-binding protein: MIILEKVCKRYGKNYAIKNIDLDFTTKETTVIIGPSGSGKTTLLRILNNLEEPSSGTFLVDGKKLLPKDRRKLRLKVGMVFQNFNLFPHLTVGENLIYTPVNVLNLPKEQAISMAKELLAKFKLTQKFDSYPASLSGGQKQRTAIARALMMKPEILLFDEPTSALDPENIKDVIENINLLKDQMSMVVVTHHLKFAKLIADRVIFMDQGQILANQPAEDFFNKPASHRARLFLENIGDLM; the protein is encoded by the coding sequence ATGATTATTTTAGAAAAAGTTTGTAAGCGTTACGGCAAAAATTATGCAATTAAGAATATTGATTTAGATTTTACTACTAAGGAAACTACTGTAATAATCGGTCCTTCGGGAAGTGGAAAAACTACTCTGCTTAGAATTTTAAATAATTTAGAAGAACCGAGTAGCGGTACTTTTTTGGTAGACGGGAAGAAGCTACTGCCTAAAGATAGAAGAAAGCTTCGTTTAAAAGTCGGTATGGTTTTTCAAAATTTTAATCTCTTCCCGCATTTAACAGTAGGAGAAAACCTAATTTATACGCCGGTAAATGTATTAAATTTGCCAAAAGAACAAGCAATTTCTATGGCAAAGGAATTACTTGCAAAATTTAAGCTAACGCAAAAATTTGACTCATATCCGGCAAGTCTATCAGGAGGGCAGAAACAACGCACCGCAATAGCAAGAGCCTTGATGATGAAACCGGAAATTTTGTTATTCGATGAACCGACTTCGGCTTTAGACCCTGAAAATATTAAAGATGTTATAGAAAATATAAATTTATTAAAAGATCAAATGAGTATGGTAGTAGTCACGCATCATTTGAAATTTGCAAAATTAATAGCAGATCGTGTTATTTTTATGGATCAAGGACAGATTTTAGCAAATCAGCCTGCCGAGGATTTTTTTAATAAACCGGCATCGCATCGAGCTAGGTTGTTTTTAGAGAATATCGGCGATTTAATGTAA